The segment CATCCTAATATCGGGTTTCACGTCAACCCTACCCCTTATCCTGATCACGGCCATCAAGGGAACCCCTTCCAAGTCCCATCACCCCGGGCGCACCCGCCATCGAGCGCCGCCGCGCCTAACGAGTGCGCTCCACGCGACACCGGAGGGAGAGTTTAAAAACGGAGGGGGTCACCTCCTCCAGTCTCCCGGGAGGTTCATCCTGAGCAGCTTCGTGAGGGCATCGTGCAGGGCGAAGGCGTAGTTCATCCTGTTTCTGGTGTGTCCTTTGGAGAATACCCTGACATCCTGAAGGCCTCCCAGGCCTAGAACTATCTTGGCAGTCTCGTTCCCTGCTATACCGAGCTTCCTCGGGGCCGGTAGCAGAGTGACCCTGACGGATCCCGATTTGCCCGTGACGGCAGCTGCTATCGAGTGAGGCCTCCCGCAGCCGCACTCCCAAGATCCGCATCCCTTCCTCACCTTGACCATGTTCAGCTTGGCGTTCCTGACGGCATCGGCCAGGGCCACGCTGAACTCCTTCCCCTTCCCCTTTCCGACCCCCACGTAGTTCATCCCATCCCCGACGGCGACCACCACCCTCAGCTGAGTTAGCTCTCCGGCATCCGTCTGTCTCTGCACTCTTATCACCTCTATGACCTCCTCCTTCAGCCCCGGAACGAGGGCATCCACTATCTCGGGCTCCTGAATCGGTATGCCCCTTCTCAGTATCTCCTCAAGGCTCCTTATCTTCCCCTCACTCACGAGGCGCCCTATCCACGTCCTGGGCACCCACGCCCTCTCCACCTCGAACTCCTCCTCGGACATACACTCACCTCCTCATGCGAGCACCTTTAACCGTTCCTGAAGGGGTTCGCCCTGACCTCCTCCAGGACCCTCTCGAAGACCTCGGGGATCATCTTTGGATCGGCCCCCCTCCTTAGGTAGTCCGAGAACTGCCTCTCCAGCAGCTCCCTGTCCTCCTCCTTGAGCTTGGAGGCGAAGGATGATATGTGCTCTCCCCTTATCCTCTCCTCATCCGGCAGTATCTCATCGGAATGGGGCACCTCCACGCCGGCGTCCAGGACACCCTTTAGGGCGGCGTAGAGCCTCGACCCCCTGGTGGAGGGGAACCTCCCTATGTCCAGGATGGCCTCGCTTATTCCCGCCTTCCTGGCCCTCAGACCGGCCAGGTATCCGGTTAGGTAGGCGGCCGGTAGGTTCTTCCCCCCGTAAATCCAGCCGTATCTCTCTAGCTCCTTGGAGAAGGCGTAGGCCATGACCTCATCCCCCTCCTCCCTGAACCTGACGAACTGGACTATCACGTACCTGTTGGTCCTCCTCACAACCACCCTTGGCTTCCTGCTCTTCAAGAGGGCCAGCCTCTTCAGGTAGTCGGTCTTTCCCTCCCTTCTCCTCCTGAACTTCACCTTGTACCTTCCAGATCTCGCCAATTCGATCACCCCCTCGCCACGTGAGCCCTGAGCTGCGAGACGCTGCCGAAGGTCGATAGCCTCCTGTAGAGCTCCCTGTAGGTCTTCGCATCTATCACCCCCTCATCCCTCATCCTCCTTAGCTCCCTCCTGAGGGCCCTTATCCTCTTGACCCATCTCTCCTTCCTTGAGAGCCTGGAGTACTTCCCTCCCTTCCTGCTACCCGGGCCCCTCCTCCTGCGCCTAGCCCTGGCTCTAGCCCTGCTCACTCCCCTCTTCTGCAGGATCTCTATCGCCCCGGACCTTATCAGTCTCCTTATGTCATCCCTGGTCACCGCCTCGCTCACCATCTCGACCTTCTCCGGGTTTATTCTCACCCTGTCGAGGCCGACGCCGGCGACCTTGGCGGCCAACCTCTTCTGATACTCGAGATCCATGGACCTCACCTCAGTTCGCCAACTTAAGTCCGAGCTTGGAAGCCTCCTCCCTCATCAGGCTCCTCTTCCTCTCCCCGACCGTGTGGGCTATGTAGACTATGACATCCTTCCCCCTCTCGGCCAGCTCCCTAAGCTCCCTCAGGTTGCGAACGATCACGGGCCTCCTGCCCGAGGGATGGAGCCCCCTGACCTCCTCAGGATTCCTGTACCCTATGCTTGG is part of the Candidatus Korarchaeota archaeon NZ13-K genome and harbors:
- a CDS encoding 30S ribosomal protein S5, which gives rise to MSEEEFEVERAWVPRTWIGRLVSEGKIRSLEEILRRGIPIQEPEIVDALVPGLKEEVIEVIRVQRQTDAGELTQLRVVVAVGDGMNYVGVGKGKGKEFSVALADAVRNAKLNMVKVRKGCGSWECGCGRPHSIAAAVTGKSGSVRVTLLPAPRKLGIAGNETAKIVLGLGGLQDVRVFSKGHTRNRMNYAFALHDALTKLLRMNLPGDWRR
- a CDS encoding 50S ribosomal protein L32e, producing the protein MGSEERRRLLRRLRKKKPRFLNLALHLKLGAVKSWRRPRGIDNKQRLKLKSRPKQPSIGYRNPEEVRGLHPSGRRPVIVRNLRELRELAERGKDVIVYIAHTVGERKRSLMREEASKLGLKLAN
- a CDS encoding 50S ribosomal protein L19e; this translates as MDLEYQKRLAAKVAGVGLDRVRINPEKVEMVSEAVTRDDIRRLIRSGAIEILQKRGVSRARARARRRRRGPGSRKGGKYSRLSRKERWVKRIRALRRELRRMRDEGVIDAKTYRELYRRLSTFGSVSQLRAHVARG
- a CDS encoding 50S ribosomal protein L18, whose translation is MARSGRYKVKFRRRREGKTDYLKRLALLKSRKPRVVVRRTNRYVIVQFVRFREEGDEVMAYAFSKELERYGWIYGGKNLPAAYLTGYLAGLRARKAGISEAILDIGRFPSTRGSRLYAALKGVLDAGVEVPHSDEILPDEERIRGEHISSFASKLKEEDRELLERQFSDYLRRGADPKMIPEVFERVLEEVRANPFRNG